The genomic region CGCGGGGTTGAAGGAAGCCAACTTCTCCACGGGCGATTGTCATGCGGAATATGTGAAGCCCGAATACGTGCGCAACGGCGCCATGGCCGCGGTCGACCTGGGAATCACGTCGGTGATCGCGTGCGAAGTCTTCAAGGGCAGCCATTTCAAGCTTGATGAGTTCATGGCGGACAAGGAGTTCTACTCGCTGGTGGACCAGGGGAAGATCATCCTGCGCCTCTCGCCATGGATGCGATTCGAAGGCAAACGCACGCTGAACCAGACCGACACGTATCTCAATGTCATGCGCGACGACCGGGTTGCGGGAGGCGCGTGCAGCACTGCGCTGAAGGTGCTGGCGATCACGGCGGAGGAGGATCTCATCGCGTGCTGCGGCCTGACGATGGATTACATCGAGGAAGTGCATCTGGGTTCGTTGAAGAACGAAACGATCGGGCAGATTGTTCGAAGGCTCCCCGACGATTTCATCAAGATCTGGATTCATCTGTATGGGCCGGATGCGGTGATCCGTTACGCGCAGAAATTGGATCCGACGATTGAACGGCCTGAGCAGATGGCGCACATCTGCGACGTCTGCCGCTACATGTACAATCATCCCCGCATCCAGGAGGTGGTTGCCGCAACGCCGCCGCCGAACATGCGGCAGATTCTTGACCAGTATTACCAGTCATTGATGGTGCCAACGCCGAACGCGGAGCATCAGCACGCGATTGTATCGCAGGGCATTGGCAACACGAACAAGGCGTTGCGCGAGATGCATCGGATGGCTGTGGGCCAGGAGCCGAAGAAGTGCTGCACTGTATGAACGACGGCGCGATACCATTCACGGAAAAAGTGCGGCGTGCCGGGGTCGTGGAGCATTATCTCCTGCTGGGCGAGGGCAACATGCGGCGCTGGGATTGGGAGAAGATGTCGGCGAAGTTGCACGGCGACACGCTGGCACTTTGGCGTTTTCTCCTTCTCGGGCAGAAGGTTCCCGAAGCTGAGGCCGAAACGCTCCTGGGCAAGCAAGCCCTTGGATTTCTGACCCGCCACAAGATGTGCAAGGTCGAGAATGGCGAACTGAGCCTGGGAAGTGCGTGCCTGTTGAGTTATCGGGACCATCTCTTCTTTGCGGACATGGGTTCGGCGGCGCGCACGTTGTTCAGCGATGAAACCCGCGCATTGATCAGCCTCATCCCGCGCTTGGACAAGGGCCGTGTTCTTTCGCTTTATCCGACGACCGGTGTTGAAGTGTTGCCGCTGATTTCGAAGGGCAACGTTGAAGTGGCATTCCTGGAGGAGGAAAAGGAGCGGACGCTGCTCGAGCCCAATTTGGAACTTGGTGCGGCGGGCAGAAAGCATTCCTACATCACGAAGGCCAAGGCGAAGAAAAGCCAGTTCGATTTGATTCTTTCGTCGCCGCCCTCATGCATCGCGGTTCCCGGAATTTCATTGCCGGCCTATGTGGCTGGCGGCCCTGACGGGTGGAAGTGGGTGAATGAAAGCCTGCGCATTGCGGAAAAGTCGCTCGCACCCGGCGGCTCGATGGTGATGGTGTTCATGTTCTTTGCAAAGGCTGAGTCCAAGGACATGGAACCGCAGCTTCGCGCAAAGCTGGAACCGTATGAGCTGGATTACAGGCTGATGATTCCGAGCAAGATGCTGATGGAACCTGGCGTCCCGATCTTCAACCAGCTGGTTGCGATTTCCGGCTACTTCAGCAAATCGACCAATGCGGAGAGCGTGATCAAGCGGGTGCTGACATTCCTGAAGAAGAGAGAATATGGCGCCGTTTACCTGGTGAAGGCCGTCTTTACGCGGCCGACCGAAGGCGAACGACGCCGCGACATCACGAACTATTCGGATGATTACTACGGAACCTGGACGTTTTAAAAATTATGAAACGACGCCAATTCATCACGCTGGTGGGCGCCTCCGCGGTGGCTGCCCCGTTCCTCGTCAAAGAAATCGCGGTTCGTCGTTCGGCCCGGGCGATTCCCGCGGCCAATCACGAGCGCAAGCCTGTGGCGATGGCTGTTTCTGCGGATGAGCAGCGTGTGATTGAAGCGCTGCAAGGACGCTCGAAAGGCGTGTACTTATTGGGCGGATGTGTCGTTGCAAAGATGCAGCAGCGCGACCTGCCGTTCATCAACCTGCTGGTCAGCTCGCAGAGTTTTTCCGAGCTTAAGCGCGAGCTGTTCGTGATGGGCGTGCAGCCTGTTTCGACGCCTGAATTGCCGCCCACGGTGATTCGCTTCACGTACGCGGGCAAACCCTACAGCGTCGTGAATCTTCCGCTCAGCGAATACCTCAAGCAGAACACGCTCACGAGCGAACTGTCGTTGATTCCGTTCGCGCACAATTTCCTCGTGTACTCGTTGACCGATCAGTGGGTGATCGATCCCTACAACGCGCTCGCGGGCAAGGAGCAGCGGATTCAGTTGATGCAGGATCCCGCGTCGCCTGTGGCCGCGCTGACGTGCGCGCTCGCGGGGACGTTTGACATGGCGTTGCTGGGATTGAAGGAATCGCCACGTTTCACGCGCATGGTTGAGAAATGCCTCAAGCAGATTGTGGATGCCACAGCGGCTCCGCTGATCGTTGAGCAGGTGATCAACTACGTGCCTGACGTGCTGGAACTTTGCGGTTTCCAGGCGATGCAGCAGTTTCTCCTGTCGCCGCTTGCCGTGGCCGCAGGGCGCGACGGCGCTGGCGTGGATTTTCGCAAGGTGAACTCAGCTCTGGTGTCGGCCAAGCGCCGCCGGATCAAGATCGATGGCGCACAATTGCTCGGCGCGATCAACAAGGAATTCCTGGCGAAGGAGAATCCGGATGGCATCGGGCTCGGGGTTTCCGACTACATGGCGTCGCAGGGATTCATGCTGCGCCGCACCGATCTTCTCATGGCTTCGCTCAAGCTTCGCGAAGCCGAACTCGCTGCCTGACATGACGAGCCTGGCATCCAAGTTCTTGATCCTGGGCATTGTCACACTGCTGCTGGTGCTGCCGCTGGTATTTCGCAAGGTGCCGATGAACCGCTACTATGGTTTCCGCACCAAGGCTGCGTTTCAATCGGAGCAAAACTGGTATGAGATCAACGCGCGGGGCGGCCGGATGATGGCGTGGGGTTCGCTTGCGATCCTGCTCGTGGGTGCCATTGGATTTTTTATTCCCGAGAAATACACGCTGCTCTACATCGGCGGCGCTTTGATTGTGATCGCGATCGCCATTGTGGTTCCACTTGTCAGTTTTATTGGATGGCAGCGCCGCTTCGGACCGTAATTGCAACTGGGTATGGATGCGGAATGCGGCACTGCGTCGTTTTGTGAACAGGGTTGTCAGGGAATTGCCACGGGGGAAATGTGCCGCTCGGTCGAGCTGGCAGTCAGAGACGGAAAGGAAAACCTTTGAAAACTGGAAATCGTAATGCCTGGAGGCGGGCCGTTCGAGAGCTTCGAACGTCGCGCTTGTGTTCCTTGCTGGGAATCCTGCTTTGCGGCGCCCAGCTTCTCACGCTTTCGGCGAGCGGCGCATGCATTCTGCCTCCGTCCGGGCTGGTGAGCTGGTGGAGCGGCAATGGCAGCGCGAACGATGCGCAGGGCGCGAATTCCGGCACGCTTCAAGGACTGGCGTCGATTGTTCCAGGTTTTGCAGGGCAGGCTTTCAGCCTCAATGGATCGACCGATTACATCCATGTTCCTGACGCACCTGGCCTGCGGCCAAACCAGTTCACGATGGCTGCGTGGATCCGGGGCACCGGATTTTCAGCAGGTGGGTGGAATACAATCATCGCGCGCGGGAGCAGCGGATCTGGGGGCATTGGCTGTTGTTCCGAATCGTACGGATTGTTCATCTTCCAGGGAAAACCGCAGTTCACGTCATTCCACACAGGGGGAGCCAATGTGTTGAACGCAACGAACGTGGTTTCCACGAACGCCTGGCATTTTCTGGCGGCAACCTTCGACGGCAACATGAAGCGTCTGTATCTCAACGGGACGCTGGTTGCGAGCGTGGTGGAAACGAATGCGATCGTTCACGACACGAATGGGGTTCCGACAACGATCGGTGACGACTGGAACAACAACGCGGCGGGTGGCAACCGCTTCAATGGATTGCTCGACGAGGTGGACCTTTACAATCGAGCTTTGTCCGCTGCCGAAGTCCTGGGCCTTTACAACGCCGGCAGCTCCGGCAAATGCGGCGCGCCGATCGCGGGAGCGACGGTTCCTTACTTCACCGACTTCGAGAGCGCGATTGGAACTGAGTGGAGCGTGCGGGTTTCGAACACGGCGGAAACTCTTGGGTTTACGTCGTTCTCCGGCCGTTTCGTCAACCAGTCGCAAACGCTATCGCTTGCCAATCTCATTCCCGGGCAATCGTATACAGTGGGTTTCGATTTCTATGCGATCGACAGCTGGGACGGCAGTGGCAGCGACTTCCTGAATGTCAGCGTCGACGGCTCGCAGGTGTTTCATCACACGTTCGCCAATCACAATGCCAATCCGCCCAGCGGCACGCAGACTTTCCCGAGCCAGCCGGATGAGGGACGCGGTCACTTCGGCTTTTCGCCCAGCTACCTGGACGCGATTTATCGGAACATTGAAGTTACATTTGTGGCATCGAACGCCCTGGCGACCGTTTCGTTCAGCGGACAAAATCTTCAAAACCTCGATGACGAATCGTGGGGAATTGACAATGTCCGGGTGCGGCTGACCTCGGCAGTTTCGAGCCCGATCATTCATTCAACAACCCTTCCGCCGAACGGTTCAACCAATCGAATTGCCATCGACAGTTTCACGATCGCTGCAAGCCATCCCCTCAGTGCCAGCGCAACGAACGCGGCCAATTACTCGTTTCGAGGCGCGGGGCCGGATGGCGCGTTCAACAACGGGGACGATGTGTTGTATCAGCTGATTCCCTCGAATCCTGGTTTTGGGGGAAATCATTCCGTGAGCTTTTCAATCACCAACGCGCCGTTGCAGTCGGGGAACTACCGGTTCCAGACGCTGCCTGGACTGCTCGATACCAACGGAAATCCTGTTGCGGCGTTCACGCGCAACTTCACGTTGGAGAATCCAATTGTTGGGAGAATCGAGGATGCTGGAAACGACAGCATCATCACGGCGACACCACTCCCATTGAGTGAGACTCCGCCGGCAAGCGGGTTTGCCACGGCTTACGGCCTCGGAATTTTTGCGAGCACGACCGATGTTGATTACTGGCGTTTTGATGCTGAAGCAGGCGATGTGATCACTGTGCGGCTGGAGGCGGAGTCCTTGAGTGTCTATCCCGCAGTGCGTATCCGCAATGCGTCAGACCAGGACCTCGCGTCCGTGGGCGGCGATTACAATGGCGTTGCGCAAATTCAAAACTACACGATTGCAAGCCCGGGAACGTATTACGTGCGGGTGTGGAGCAGCAACGGACGTTCGCGCTACGGTCTGAGGCTGGATCGCGCGCGTGCGCTGCAGATGGAATCAGAGGGGAACGATGCCCAGGGAACAGCGAATCAGTTCGCATTGAACTTCGCGCCGGGACTTGCGCAAGCGCGCATGGTGGGATCGTTGCCGCCCGCCGACACGGCCGGGGATTTCTTCAGGATTGGCATGTTGAACCCCGGCAACACCATTAACCTGAACGTGGTGCTTCCGGCCGGGTCGAGCCTCGTTTCGGGCCAGTACGTCCTTGCAATTCAAACGGAGGGAAACAGCTCGGCGCTCGCAACCAGCACCAACGGCAACTTGAATTACGCAGTCACAGCCAGTGGCGTTCACTACGTGCGGATCCATGGGTTGAGCAACACATTGCGATCCCAATATCTGCTGAATCTTTCCGTCACTGACAGCACTGCGCCGGCCGTGACAGCCGCGACGCTCCCCGGCCAGGGGACCACCACGACAACCATTGTGGACCGCTTCGATCTAAGTTTCTCCGAAGACATGTTCGGCGGTGCGATCAGCAATGCAGGAAATTACGACCTGCGATCTGCAGGGCCCGACGCCAGTTTCGGCACGACCGACGATGTGTTGTATCGGGTTGCGACGACCGGGTATTCCAGCGGTTTAGTGGTTCCCTACACCATTCAAGACGGGCCGCTGCAGGCGGGGAGTTATCGCCTGACCGTGAGCACGAACGTCACCGATCGCGCTGGAAACCGCCTCGCCACAGCTTTCGTCCGCAACTTCACAGTGGCGAACGTGGCGGGCTTTGTGACCGAGAATCGCAGCAATGATGTCCATGGCTTTGCGACGTCACTGAGCTCTTCGCCAAGCACGAACGCGGCGGGAACGGTGAGTTGGATTGGCAATGTGGGTTCGGGAATCAACCCGCATGCCATTGCTGCGGGTCACTTCAATTCTGACACGAACCTGGACATGGTGACTGCGAATTACAGCAGCAGCACCATAACGATTTTTACGAACGACGGAACCGGAGCATTTCTCGCGGCGACGAACATTGCCGTGGGAAGCAATCCGATCGGGGTGGTTTCGGCTGATTTCAACAACGACGGAAGGGCAGACCTGGCGGTGGACAATTACGTTGGGAACTCGGTTTCAATCCTGTTGGGAAACGGGAACGCAACATTTTCGCTTGTCACAAACATCGGCGGTTTCAACAGGCCGTTTTCGCTCGCGACAGCGGATCTGGACGCGGATGGCGCGGCTGATCTGGTTGTGCCGAATTACAACAGCACGACAATCGTGGTGCTTCTCGGAAACGGCAACGGGACCTTCCAGGCGTTCACCAATTACACAACGGGGAGCAATCCAGAGACCGTCGCGATTGCCGATTTGAATCACGACAACCACCTGGATCTCGCTGTTGCGAATTATGGCAGCAGCACCACGACGATCCTCATCGGCAACGGGACTGGGGGCTTCCAGAGCGTCACGAACCTGCCTTCGGGCGTCAATCCACGAGGCGTGGCGCTGGGTGATGTCACCGGCGACGGGCATGTCGATGTGGTGACGGTCGGCGATGGCGACAACATGCTCAATGTGATGGCTGGAAATGGTAACGGAACGTTCCAGGCGCGGAAGTTCTATGCGGCCGGTTTCACATCTGTTTATCAGGTAGCTTTGGCTCATTTGAATGGCGACGGCAGGCTCGATGCGATCATTCCTGGATACGGCAACAACACGATCAATGTCCTGCTGAACAACGGCGCAGGCGGGTTCACGAATCTGCACTCGCATTCGACATCTGGAAATCCGATCGGTGTTGCCACAGGCGATGTGAATGGTGATGGGCGCATCGATCTCACTTTCTGTCATTACAGCGGCAATATCATTTCTACCTGGCTTGGGAATTCCACGCATCCTCTGCTGGAAGATCCCGCGGGAAGCGGCTTGAGAATAGGGGCAGGGCGGGGCACACGCTCGCATTCGGGTGACATCGATTTCTGGCATTTCGCGGGGCAGGCAGGCGATCTCGCAATGGTGGCGGTCGAAACCGATGGCAGCCCTGCTGCGAGCCAGATGTATTACCAAATACTGGACGAGGCTGGTTCCGCGCTGACTTCATTCTATCCCAATCACAACGGTTGGGGGCAGAGTGCCACCGTCACGTTGCCGCGGACAGGCACGTATCTGGTGCGTGTTGCGCCCAATTACGATTATCAGGGCGAATACAGGATTCGCGTCAGCGTTGCCCGTCCTCCGTTGCAGTTTGAGACGGAGCCGAATGATTCCCTTGCGACAGCGTCGGAAATCAACGCCATGTCGACCAACGGCCACCTGCGGGCGAACGTCGCCGGTTACGTGGGGGTTGGTGATTCGGGCGATGTGTTCCGCCTCGGAAATTTCGTTGCCGGCGCGGTGATCCGCCTTGGTGTGCGCGAGCCGTCATCCAGCGGATTCGGCGACGTCATTGCGATTTATAATTCGGCGGGAGTGTTGATGACCAATTCCCCGGCTGGCGCCACGAATCTTGTGTTCACCGTTCCCGCCGGCCAGGAGGGTGTTTATTATGGCTTCATCAACGCGGCACCGGGAGGCTTCAGCGGAAATGCCGATACCGTGCTGCGGTTTTCTGGGAGCAGTGACCACGTGGCGTTTGGAAATTGGTTCAGCAACCAGACGTTTACAATCAGCTTCTGGGCAAACCCTGCCGCGTCGCAGACGGCGAACGCGGACATTCTCGACAACAACCATCGGGCCAACGTCGGCTGGGTGATTCAACAGAACGGAAACAGCGCAAACCAGTATGGCTGGGGATCGGCCGATGGCGGATCGAGCGTGTTCTTCAACCTGAATCCGAACACGTGGCAACACGTGGCGATCACCCGCCTCACAAACAACGTCAGCTTCGTTTACATCAACGGTGTCCTGGTTGGATCGAACGTGGCGCCGGGCCAGATCAATTATGACGGCACGCAGTTTCTGCGGCTTGCACAATGGGGCGGTGGAGGCCGCGGCTGGAACGGAATGATTGATGAATTGCGGCTTTGGAATCGCGCGTTGACGCAGGGGGAGGTCATTGCCGGGATGAACACGGTGCTGACCGGCGCCGAGTCCGGGTTGATGGGCTACTGGCGATTCAACGAAGGATCGGGGACCAACGCCACGGATCTCGTAGCGGGGGGGCACACTGGGTTGCTGGTTAACAACCCGACATGGACTCGAGTGGCCGCCGCGTCAGCCCGGTCACCAGGCGTCCTCGCTCAATATCTCCTCGATATCGACATCACGAGCACGGCGCTGCCGTTGGTCACAGGAGTCACCCTGCCATCCCACAATTCCACCAACTCAGACATCTTCAGCAGCTTCACCGTGAGCTTCAGCCAGGAAATGGATCCGCGGTTCAACTGGCTGTCGCGAGACGTGCATCGGTATGGCGGACATTCGTATGTGTTGACGGATTCGGCTGGGTCGTGGCTCGCGATGGAATCTGCGGCTGTGGCACAGGGCGGGCACCTGGCTGCGATCAATGACGCAGCGGAGAACACCTTTTTGAACCAGACGTTTAGCGGAGCGGGCAACCTCTGGATTGGATTGAATCTTTATTTGGGCGGCGGATGGAGCTGGTCGAGTGGCGACCCATTCACCTATTCGAACTGGGCGGGCAGCGCACCGAATAACGGTGGCGGATACGAGTTCGGGGTTCGTTTCAATACGAGTGGTGTATGGGATGACATCGCGTTTTCAACCAGCATGCGGGGCATCGTTGAAGTATCGGCCGCTGCGGATACGGATAATGACAGTCTTGTTAACCTCCTTGATCCCTTCCCGAGCGATCCCTTCAACGGCTTTGACCTGAGGGCCGCGGGCGCGGACCAGGCCTTTGACACGACCGACGACATTATTTATCGCATTTATTCCGGCACCTATGCCGGTGGACTGGCGGCCACGTTCTCGATTGCCGACGGACCGCTGGCGCCCGGCAAATACCGTTTCACGGCAACGACTGCCATTCGCGATCAGTTTGGCAACACCCCCTCTGCGCCCTTCGTACGCTTCTTCACGATCGCGCCCTTGCAGGGATTCGTGCAGGAGAACCGCCGCACCAACGGGGTTTCAACGACATCGCTCAGCTTGAACGCCAGCAATCGGCTCGATGGGTCGTTCGGCATCAGCAGTTCGACATCGGTCGGCAGCAATCCGTATTTTGTCACGAAGGCTGATTTCAACAGCGATGGGAAACTCGATCTGATCACGGCAAACTGGTCGGCGTCGGGAGTCAGTGTATTGACCAACAACGGCAAAGCCGGATTCACACTGCTGACTAATATTCCAACAGGCAACAACGCGGCGAGTGTTGTCGCCGCCGATTTCAACAACGACGGCAAGGCCGATTTTGCTGTGGCGAATTATGGGGCGGGAACAGTGACGGTCCGCATGGGCGATGGACTGGGTGGATTTTTGCTGGCGACCAATCTCGGAGGTTTCAGCAATCCGTGGAATCTGACGGCCAATGATTTCAACCGGGACGGAATCCTCGACCTGGCTGTGCCGGGATACGGCAATGGGAACCTGACCATTGTATTCGGAACAGGCAGCGGGTTGTTTACCAATGCAATGACCTATGCGATCGGCAGCGGCCCGGAAACGGTTCGCGCTGGCGACCTGAACGGAGACACGAATCCCGACCTGGTTGTGGCGCGCTACAACGGCGCGAGCTTTGCCGTATTGCTGGGAGGATCCAATGGCGTCTTCACCGCGCTCACGAACGTTCCTGCCGTGTCCAATCCCCGATACGCCGGGCTTGCAGACGTGACGGGCGACGGTGACCTGGACGCCGTGCTGGTGAACAACGGCAATTTCCTCAGTGTCTATCCGGGGAATGGCGATGGCACATTCGGGACCCGCACCGATTACAACATCGGCAGCAGCGACACCTACCAGGTTGAGATGGCTGACATTAACAACGATTCAGCGCTGGACCTGTTGATTCCTGCGTATGGTGCCAACCGGCTGATGACGATGTTGAACAATGGGGACGGCACGTTTGGCAACGTGTTGAACTACGCGAACGTTGGTGGAAATCCGATCTCGCTCGTGACTGGCGATTTCAACAACGACGGGCTGCTGGACATTGTGACGTCGAGCTGGAGCAGTTACATCACGGTTCTGCTTGGACAGGATACCGAAGGCCTGCAACTCGACCCTGCGACGGGAGTGCGGATCGCCGCCGCGCGCGGCAATCTTGCGGACAGTTCAGACCTTGCGTACTGGACCTTCAGTGCGGACGCCCACGATCGGCTGTTCATCGCAGCAGAAAATCCGCGTGATCCGGCAAGTTCGCAAATCCTATATCGCATCTATCACCCCGACGGTACGCAGTGGACGTTTTTTTATACCGATGGAAACGGCCGGGGGCAGATCAGCCTCGTGGTTCCACATGCGGGCACCTACACCATTCGAGCGGAACAAAGCCAGGCTTACACGGGTGAATATCGCCTGCGTGTCTCGCTGGCCCGGCCGCCCATGCAGCTCGAGAGCGAGGCGAACGACACGATCGCGACGGCGAACGCGCTGACGTTTGATCTGAGCGCGGGACAGCGCGCGGCGAGTGTGCTTGGATATTTAAGTTCGGCCGATGGCAACGGCGACTTTTTTCAACTCGGAAACCTTGCGGCCGGGACCGAAATCCGATTGAACACCACGCGTCCCGCCAACAGCCGCCTGGCACCGGGAATAGAAATTTATGACAGCGCTGGGACGCTGCTGACGAACTTGTTTCCGGGACAGACGAATCTCAGCTACACGGTTGCTTCAGGAGCGGGCGGCGCGTATTTCAGCCGTGTGCTTCCGTCGTATCCTGCGCAAGTCAGCTTCCGAACGAATGCCCTCCTGTTCAATGGCGCCAACCAATATGTGAACCTCGGAAATTGGTCGCCTGGAAATCGATGGACGTTGCAGGCCTGGGTGATGCCCACATCGCTCGCCTCGGGCCGGCGCAGCATTGTTGGCGGTGCGGGGGGGTGCGCGGATTGGACGATCGTCATGCAGTCGGGACGTTTTGGCGTGAACGTGCGGGGTCCCGCGAATTGTGACATTGCGTATCTCGCTCCGACTTCGGCCGTTCCCAACACGTGGTACCATGTCGCGGGCACGACCGATGGCACAAATGCTTACCTGTATGTAAACGGAGTGCTCCAGGCAAGCGGGCCTGTGGACGTGAACTACAGCCCATATGCGGGTTCGACGCGAATCGGCGGCGAAGCGTGTTGCAATGGATATTTCCCAGGCATCATCCAGGAAGTCGCCATATGGAGCCTGACCCGCACGCAGGGTGAAATTGCGGCAACTATGAACAGCGGTTTCGTCGGAACGGAAACGGGGCTTGCGGGCTACTGGCCGCTGCAGACCGGTTCAGGCACGACGGCGTTCGACCTTAGCCCCAATGCACGCCATGGCAACTTCGTAAACACTCCTGCGTGGCACCGCGTTGGTCCACCTGGTTCCCTCCCCAACGGCATTTTGCAACAGTACGTCCTCAACATTGGCCTGCTGAACACCATTCCTCCACAGGTGGTTGCCGTCAGCCTTCCCCCTCAAGGCGGCGTTTCATCGGATCTCATTGATCGATTTACAGTCACATTTTCGCAGGACATGCTCGCATCAAGCGTGACGAACCCTGCGAATTACGAGTTGCGGTTCGCGGGCGGAGACGGTGCGTTCAGCACGGGCGACGATCAGATTCGCAATCTCGCAAACTCGCCTGTGTATGCTTCAGGCACAAACGCGAGCTTCCTCGTCCCGGATGGTCCGCTTCAGGCGGGGCTCTACCGATTCACCGTGCGGACAAATCTCACGGACCCTGCGGGGACTCCGATTGCGGCGGCTTACGTTCGCACCTTTGCCGTTACGAACGTGGCTGGGCTGGTGCTTGAAAATCGACTGAATGACACCTTCGGCGGTGGGACCTCGCTGAGCGCGAATTCGTCGAATGTCTTCGATGGATCGTTTGTGTTTGGGCCGACGACCGGCGTGGGATCCTGCATCGAGCGCATTGCGTCAGCGGACCTGAACGCCGACGGGAATCCCGATGTGGTGGCGGCCTTTTGGTGCACCCACTCGGTGGGGATTCTGATGGGCAACGGCGATGGCACCTTCACGGTGAAGACGAATTATCCCACAGGAAACAATGCGTGGTCGCTCGTGCTCGGTCATTTCAATGCCGACGCCCATCTCGACCTGGCGGTCGCAAATCATAATTCGCACAACGTTACTGTGTTCACGGGCAATGGTGACGGGACATTCCAGGTGCGCACCAACCATGCGACTGGAACGAACCCTTATCACATTGCTGCAGGAGATTTTAACGGCGACGGAAAAACAGATCTCGCAGTCCCGAACCTCAATAGCGATCACATCAGCATCCTCGTAGGGAACGGCGATGGAAGCTTCCAACCTGCGGTCAATTATCCCACTGGCGACGGACCCATGTATGTCGCGATTGGTGACGTCAGCGGGGACGGGAAGCCCGACCTTGCGGTCGCCAATTACAATGCGAACACCGTCAGCCTCTTGCTGGGCAACGGCGATGCGACGTTCGGGAATGCGTTTACCCTGGCGGCCGGAGTGAATCCGCGGACGCTGGTGTTATCGGCGCTCAACGCAGGGAACGCGCTGGACCTCGCGGTCTTCAACGGTGGAGACAACACCATCAGCGTGATGTTCGGGAACGGCGATGGATCGTTCCAGCCGCGGATCAATTACAGCGCGGGAACCTCGGACGGCTACGAGTTGATCGCAGCGGATCTGGATTTAGATGGAGACAAGGACCTCGTTGCAGGCGGTT from Verrucomicrobiia bacterium harbors:
- a CDS encoding SdpI family protein, whose amino-acid sequence is MTSLASKFLILGIVTLLLVLPLVFRKVPMNRYYGFRTKAAFQSEQNWYEINARGGRMMAWGSLAILLVGAIGFFIPEKYTLLYIGGALIVIAIAIVVPLVSFIGWQRRFGP